GCGGTGCTGCCGGTACCAGCCGATGAGGTGCGTGTTCCACTCCTGCCAACGGGGACTCGGGGATGAGTGACGACAAGGTGAAGGCGCTGGAGGTGAAGCGGAGCTCGCGGCTGACGGGCTTCTACCAGCAGTCGCCGGAGCGGCGGCGGGCCCGGCTGGTGGAGTCTCGCTGGCTGGCTCCGGAGGACGCCAGGGCCTGCGAGGGGCTGGGCGGCTTCGACGAGGCCTGCGCCGACGTGATGGTGGAGAACGTCATCGGCCTGCACGGCCTGCCGCTGGGGGTGGCGCTCAACTTCGTGGTGAATGGCAGGGACCGGCTGGTGCCCATGGCGGTGGAGGAGCCCTCCATCATCGCCGCCGCCTCGTATGCGGCCCGCCTGTGCGCGGAAGGGGGCGGCTTCACCGTGCAGGCGGACGCCCCCATCACCACGGCCCAGGTGCAGCTGCTGGAGGTGCCCTCGCTGGAGGCGGCCCGGGAGGCGCTGCGAGCCGGAACGCCGGAGCTGCTCGCGGCGGCCAACGCGCTGATGCCGGCCATGTGCGCGCGCGGTGGCGGGGCCCGGGAGCTGGAGGTGCGCGTGCTGGATGCCACCACGCTGGTGGTGCACCTGCACGTGGACACGCGCGACTCCATGGGCGCCAACCTCGTCAACAGCGTGGCGGAGGACCTGGCGCCTCGGCTGGTGGCGCTCACCGGTGGCCGCGCGGGGCTGAAGATCCTCACCAACCTGGCGGACCGTCGGAAGGTGCGGGTGCGCGCGCGGGTGCCGGCGAGCGCGCTGGCCTCGGAGCGCTTCCAGGATGGGGCGGTGGTGCGCGACGCCATCCTCGAGGCGCAGCGCTTCGCGGAGCTGGATGTGTACCGCGCCGTCACCCACAACAAGGGGGTGATGAACGGCGTGGACGCGGTGCTGGTGGCCTGCGGCAA
The window above is part of the Hyalangium gracile genome. Proteins encoded here:
- a CDS encoding hydroxymethylglutaryl-CoA reductase, degradative; the encoded protein is MSDDKVKALEVKRSSRLTGFYQQSPERRRARLVESRWLAPEDARACEGLGGFDEACADVMVENVIGLHGLPLGVALNFVVNGRDRLVPMAVEEPSIIAAASYAARLCAEGGGFTVQADAPITTAQVQLLEVPSLEAAREALRAGTPELLAAANALMPAMCARGGGARELEVRVLDATTLVVHLHVDTRDSMGANLVNSVAEDLAPRLVALTGGRAGLKILTNLADRRKVRVRARVPASALASERFQDGAVVRDAILEAQRFAELDVYRAVTHNKGVMNGVDAVLVACGNDWRAVEAGAHAYAARHGGYRPLTSWWKGPEGELCGELELPLATSTVGGAARTHPGVQRALKLAGTSGAVDLAGLAAAAGLATNLAALKALSTDGIQKGHMALHARRVAAEAGASGELVGIIADRLSRERVYRPERAREILEAEVARRQGGRR